One window of the Runella slithyformis DSM 19594 genome contains the following:
- a CDS encoding transposase, with amino-acid sequence MFRTILQNKDKNASKSRASDFILERGHRYLHPLQLRLDALIDTRLVSTFYDLFMAILVFRHNRMGLLLSELGGYICGLSHAPAGTKRISNLLRCKKWSSTLIDDFFFERSRERIKSLQSNGQRPLLLWDESKIEKSESWFLEGLCSVESSKGKRLTKIRKGFYKPPTQRICVPGFHWTATLLSALGQTPSVCQMSWWTSRGKYQEVGTNIIFRMLKKLHKTIGSSVLHVLDRGYANAWTIEWMNEFKQDFLVRWKKTHLLCHSEKGTKQTHLLARSFKAVGRKMLRDNQRKISKYVTIAYTQVTHADFKDKSLWLIIVRDKKSLQPPMYLLTSIAITNTRLAWEMCHSYMHRWNIEQTFRCSKAELGMESPRLWFWENRLKLLAIVALVYDFLLMLLRNWSHWIPLFLRHWCHRTGNRYRNASIPIYRLRLAISHVLYTACCACQTSG; translated from the coding sequence ATGTTCAGAACAATACTGCAAAACAAGGATAAAAACGCTTCAAAGTCAAGAGCTTCAGACTTCATTTTAGAACGGGGGCATCGGTATCTTCACCCACTTCAACTTCGCTTAGATGCCCTGATTGATACTCGTTTGGTGAGTACATTCTATGACTTATTTATGGCGATATTGGTGTTTCGTCACAACAGGATGGGGCTGTTATTGAGCGAGTTAGGCGGGTATATTTGTGGATTATCGCACGCCCCGGCGGGTACGAAGCGTATCAGCAATTTACTTCGATGTAAAAAATGGTCTTCCACATTGATTGATGACTTTTTCTTTGAACGTAGCCGTGAGCGAATTAAGTCCTTACAATCCAATGGTCAACGTCCTTTACTGCTGTGGGATGAGAGTAAGATTGAAAAGAGTGAATCATGGTTTTTGGAAGGCTTATGCAGTGTGGAAAGCAGTAAAGGCAAACGATTGACCAAAATAAGAAAAGGCTTTTATAAGCCACCTACTCAACGCATTTGTGTGCCCGGCTTTCATTGGACAGCTACCCTTTTGTCAGCTTTGGGACAAACTCCAAGTGTATGTCAGATGAGTTGGTGGACATCAAGGGGTAAATATCAGGAAGTAGGGACCAACATTATCTTTCGGATGCTCAAAAAGCTCCATAAAACCATTGGAAGCAGCGTTCTGCATGTGTTAGACCGAGGTTATGCCAATGCCTGGACGATTGAATGGATGAATGAGTTTAAACAGGACTTTTTAGTTCGTTGGAAGAAAACACATCTATTATGCCATTCTGAAAAAGGAACCAAACAGACTCATTTATTAGCTCGCTCTTTCAAAGCAGTGGGGCGTAAAATGCTTCGTGATAACCAACGCAAAATCAGTAAGTATGTCACGATCGCTTACACACAGGTCACTCACGCTGATTTCAAAGATAAATCCCTATGGCTCATTATCGTACGTGACAAAAAAAGTTTACAGCCCCCTATGTATCTGCTAACCTCCATTGCCATTACCAATACTCGATTGGCTTGGGAGATGTGTCATTCTTATATGCATCGCTGGAATATAGAGCAAACCTTTAGATGTAGTAAAGCCGAATTGGGTATGGAGTCACCCAGGCTTTGGTTCTGGGAAAATAGACTCAAATTACTTGCTATTGTAGCATTAGTCTATGATTTTCTGCTGATGTTATTGAGAAATTGGAGCCATTGGATTCCGCTTTTTCTCAGACATTGGTGCCATAGAACAGGAAATCGGTACCGAAACGCTTCGATACCGATTTACAGATTAAGACTCGCCATCTCCCACGTGCTTTACACTGCTTGTTGCGCTTGCCAAACTTCGGGATGA
- a CDS encoding alpha/beta hydrolase — MKINFFCFALSVFFSAFTAQAQRENPIMKFLPQGTVLHGNVPYNNDTLKKHLLDIYLPVEAKGKVPSGGVPLVVLIHGGGWIGNDKYADMGYMPNTVAAMLNTGMAVASIDYRFAMNAVFPAILQDCNKAVSFLYDNAAQYGLDKNRIALMGFSAGGHLASLMGTSHNNKVKNLYSPGSYRPFKYKAVVDFYGPTDLTLLPGNEDVKSPEGILIGAKPLERPDLAKAASPITYIDKNDPPFLIYHGEKDNIVSNKQSKLFSAWLNHFGVKNELTIVKDAPHFGKMYDVDEIKNKVIAFLKEELK, encoded by the coding sequence ATGAAAATCAACTTTTTCTGCTTTGCCCTGTCGGTGTTTTTTTCGGCGTTCACGGCCCAGGCCCAACGGGAAAACCCCATAATGAAATTTTTGCCGCAGGGCACCGTTCTGCACGGCAATGTCCCTTATAACAATGATACCCTTAAAAAACATTTATTGGATATTTACCTGCCTGTCGAAGCCAAAGGGAAAGTGCCTTCGGGCGGCGTTCCGCTGGTGGTGTTGATTCATGGGGGTGGGTGGATTGGCAATGATAAATATGCCGATATGGGCTATATGCCCAATACGGTTGCCGCAATGCTCAATACCGGCATGGCAGTAGCGTCCATTGATTATCGGTTTGCGATGAACGCCGTTTTTCCGGCTATCCTGCAAGATTGTAACAAAGCGGTTTCGTTTTTGTATGACAATGCCGCCCAATATGGTTTGGACAAAAACCGTATAGCGCTCATGGGCTTTTCGGCAGGGGGGCATTTAGCTTCTCTGATGGGAACATCACACAACAACAAAGTAAAGAATTTGTATTCCCCCGGCTCTTATCGTCCATTCAAATACAAGGCGGTGGTTGATTTTTATGGCCCAACGGATTTAACCCTGCTTCCGGGAAATGAAGATGTAAAATCACCCGAAGGTATTTTGATCGGTGCCAAACCCTTGGAAAGACCGGATTTGGCAAAAGCCGCCAGTCCGATCACGTATATTGATAAAAATGACCCGCCGTTTCTGATTTATCACGGTGAAAAAGATAATATCGTCTCCAACAAACAGTCAAAATTGTTTAGTGCCTGGTTAAATCATTTTGGCGTTAAAAACGAGCTGACCATCGTGAAAGATGCTCCGCACTTTGGGAAAATGTATGATGTTGATGAAATCAAAAATAAAGTCATTGCATTTTTAAAAGAGGAACTGAAATAA
- a CDS encoding Uma2 family endonuclease — MGFEYVDKIMASPDAPQQVEALYRAIEDEKKRRRDFREWITPAIKAEFINGQVVLHSPVKKRHFSVTDLLSSLLSFYVRFNKLGRVATEKAMIALTRNDYEPDLVFFSKEKYDTFSDDQLLFPAPDFVVEIISKKTASIDRGVKKQDYAAHGIREYWIIDPFRQNIEQYVLLSPNDTHYTPPKTFGLADEIESYVIKGFNIPVQALFDEAVNVETMQFLINPPTL, encoded by the coding sequence ATGGGCTTTGAATATGTGGACAAAATAATGGCTTCGCCCGATGCACCTCAACAGGTAGAGGCTTTGTACAGAGCCATCGAGGATGAAAAAAAACGACGCCGTGATTTTCGGGAATGGATTACTCCGGCCATTAAAGCTGAGTTTATCAACGGTCAGGTCGTCTTGCATTCTCCTGTCAAAAAGCGGCATTTCAGTGTCACCGATTTGCTGTCGAGTTTGTTAAGTTTTTATGTCAGATTTAATAAACTCGGTCGGGTCGCGACAGAGAAAGCGATGATTGCGCTTACGCGCAATGACTACGAGCCGGATTTGGTTTTCTTCTCCAAAGAGAAATACGATACGTTTTCCGACGATCAACTCCTTTTTCCCGCCCCTGATTTCGTAGTCGAAATCATTTCTAAAAAAACGGCTTCCATCGACCGGGGCGTCAAAAAACAGGATTACGCTGCCCACGGGATTCGAGAATATTGGATCATTGACCCCTTTCGACAAAATATCGAACAGTACGTGCTTCTTTCGCCCAATGATACCCACTATACACCTCCTAAAACGTTTGGGTTAGCCGATGAAATTGAAAGCTACGTCATCAAAGGATTCAATATTCCGGTACAGGCTCTTTTTGATGAAGCTGTCAATGTAGAGACCATGCAGTTCCTGATAAACCCACCCACATTGTAA
- a CDS encoding MFS transporter — MKKGLFTYENGIVLLMALTFGCLFFDRLALNFLMPYVAKDLQLNNTQIGLLAGALSLAWAFSSFFSTAWAETHNRKKLVFIVAVITFSLCSVGSGWAVSFVTLLIARLVMGFAEGPVIPLAQNFVEKESSPNRLGINAGILQGVGSALFGSILAPVVLVQIAENMGWRNAFFVAGAPGLVLGLLAWKFVKNSTAESAGATVAEASAAQTKESSALNTAELLQYNNIKWGIGAACCVFGWWFAALPFISNYFVNSQGMSADEMGKTMGLLGVSGLLSSIIVPGLSDKIGRKKVLTIFMAVGLFYPFAVYFLAGSAFHLPAMFFTYFTMGAIPLVAAVIPSESVPDHLKAKAIGLITGIAEIVGGVMIPALAGVLSDRIAPSAFLWVAATLAFIGLFFVMKLKEQVKS; from the coding sequence ATGAAAAAAGGACTCTTTACCTACGAAAACGGTATCGTATTGTTAATGGCACTCACGTTTGGGTGCCTGTTTTTTGACCGTCTGGCGCTAAATTTTCTGATGCCTTACGTTGCCAAAGACCTGCAACTCAACAACACCCAAATCGGGTTGTTGGCGGGAGCGCTGTCCTTGGCATGGGCATTTTCGAGCTTTTTCTCCACGGCTTGGGCCGAAACCCACAATCGGAAAAAACTCGTTTTTATTGTTGCCGTCATTACGTTTTCCCTTTGCTCGGTGGGTTCAGGATGGGCGGTTTCGTTTGTAACGTTGCTGATCGCCCGCCTCGTCATGGGCTTTGCCGAAGGCCCGGTGATCCCTTTGGCACAAAATTTTGTTGAAAAAGAATCCTCGCCCAATCGTCTGGGTATAAACGCCGGAATTTTGCAAGGCGTAGGGTCTGCCCTTTTCGGGTCTATTTTGGCCCCGGTCGTGCTGGTTCAAATTGCCGAAAACATGGGATGGCGCAATGCCTTTTTTGTGGCAGGGGCACCGGGGTTGGTGTTAGGTTTGCTGGCGTGGAAATTTGTCAAAAACTCAACCGCAGAGAGCGCCGGAGCGACGGTCGCCGAAGCGTCGGCCGCTCAAACGAAGGAAAGCTCAGCCCTTAATACCGCCGAATTATTACAGTACAACAACATCAAATGGGGCATTGGAGCGGCCTGCTGTGTATTTGGCTGGTGGTTTGCCGCTTTACCTTTTATCTCCAATTATTTTGTGAATTCTCAGGGAATGTCGGCCGATGAAATGGGCAAAACCATGGGGCTATTGGGCGTTTCGGGGCTTTTGTCTTCCATCATCGTACCCGGGCTTTCCGATAAGATTGGGCGGAAAAAAGTGCTGACGATCTTTATGGCGGTCGGATTGTTCTACCCGTTTGCCGTTTACTTTTTGGCAGGCTCGGCCTTTCACCTTCCGGCCATGTTTTTTACCTATTTTACGATGGGGGCTATTCCGCTGGTGGCGGCTGTAATTCCCTCCGAATCGGTCCCCGATCACCTGAAAGCAAAAGCCATAGGACTGATCACGGGTATTGCGGAGATTGTCGGCGGTGTGATGATTCCGGCCTTGGCGGGCGTCCTTTCCGACAGGATCGCTCCTTCCGCTTTTCTTTGGGTAGCCGCGACGTTGGCGTTTATCGGTTTATTTTTTGTCATGAAGCTGAAAGAGCAGGTCAAGTCCTGA
- a CDS encoding esterase codes for MKKAVLALLAVALTPAVFAQFPQRPPTPNDTLKSIQQLTDGRVKFSLYAPKASEVTVSGDFPNGFPPAKLQKDGAGVWSFTTASAVAPNVYTYDFNVDGLKVFDPKNAQYKESNNGFSNVFEIKGPENEFQTLKDVPHGKIEKVYYKSSALEGITRRLHVYLPPNYDEISRSQKLPVLYLLHGGGDNDASWTTVGRANLILDNLYAQGKLKPMIVVMPAGHTPVQGFFMGAGDRQDPFCRDMVQDVIPFIEKTYPVSSKREHRAIAGLSMGGIQTINLALWHPDLFAQVFPMSTGYFPNTIAEIKEKYGEVMRNKTINTFKDFRIYMGGEADIAYKNNLNMMAMFDEYGIKYNYQNGGGAHTFLAWRSHLLDLAPRLFR; via the coding sequence ATGAAAAAAGCTGTTCTTGCCCTTTTAGCTGTTGCGCTTACGCCCGCTGTGTTTGCTCAATTCCCCCAAAGACCGCCTACCCCCAATGACACACTGAAATCCATCCAACAACTCACGGACGGAAGAGTAAAATTTAGCCTTTATGCCCCTAAAGCCTCTGAAGTAACAGTGTCGGGCGATTTTCCGAATGGTTTTCCGCCGGCTAAATTGCAAAAAGACGGCGCAGGGGTATGGTCGTTTACCACGGCTTCGGCCGTAGCTCCCAATGTCTATACCTACGATTTCAACGTCGACGGACTGAAAGTATTTGATCCCAAAAATGCGCAATACAAAGAGTCAAACAACGGCTTTTCGAATGTATTTGAGATCAAAGGCCCTGAAAATGAGTTTCAAACGCTCAAAGACGTTCCGCACGGAAAAATCGAAAAAGTGTACTACAAATCGTCAGCGTTGGAGGGCATCACGCGCCGTTTGCACGTGTATTTGCCGCCAAACTACGACGAGATCAGCAGGTCGCAGAAACTGCCCGTGCTGTATCTGCTGCATGGCGGGGGCGATAATGATGCCTCCTGGACCACCGTCGGGCGAGCCAATCTGATTTTAGATAACCTCTATGCGCAGGGCAAACTCAAACCGATGATCGTGGTCATGCCCGCCGGACATACGCCCGTTCAGGGTTTCTTTATGGGGGCCGGCGACCGGCAGGACCCTTTCTGCCGCGATATGGTGCAGGATGTGATTCCGTTTATCGAAAAAACGTATCCTGTTTCTTCAAAACGAGAGCATAGAGCCATTGCAGGGCTTTCCATGGGCGGCATCCAAACCATCAATTTGGCACTTTGGCACCCCGATCTGTTTGCGCAGGTGTTTCCGATGAGTACCGGCTATTTTCCCAATACCATTGCAGAGATCAAAGAAAAGTACGGAGAGGTTATGCGCAATAAAACCATCAATACCTTTAAAGATTTCAGGATTTACATGGGAGGGGAAGCGGATATTGCTTACAAAAACAACCTCAACATGATGGCGATGTTTGATGAGTACGGAATCAAATACAACTATCAGAACGGTGGCGGAGCCCACACCTTTTTAGCCTGGCGCAGCCATTTGCTGGACCTTGCCCCGAGGCTGTTCAGGTAA